The Kitasatospora albolonga nucleotide sequence GGCAGCGCCCAGCCCTTGCGGTAGTTCGGCTCGACGAGCAGGACCCGCCCCTCCGCGTCGCGGAAGAGGCACGCGGCGGCGGCGAGGACCCGGGGGAGCCCGGCGATGTACGTGGCGTAATCGGCGTTGTTCGTGGTCACGGCCGCCAGCGTAGTGGCGGGCCGTTCCGGACGGCCATGGGCAGATCAGGGGGCGTACGGATAGGGTCGGGGCGGCGCGACTCTGTTCGAAGGCAAGGGATGCAAGGTGACGGACGGAGCAGATGTGGAGACCGCCCGCGTGCTCGTCGCGGCGGACAAGTTCAAGGGCTCGCTCACGGCCGTACAGGTCGCGGAGCGGGTGACGGCCGGGCTGCGGCGCGTCGTCCCCGGCCTGGAGGTGGAGACCCTGCCGGTCGCGGACGGCGGCGACGGCACGGTCGCGGCGGCGGTGGCCGCCGGGTTCGAGCGCCGCGAGGCGCGGGTGACCGGGCCCCTCGGGGACCCGGTGACGGCGGCGTACGCGCTGCGCGGCACCACCGCCGTGGTGGAGATGGCCGAGGCTTCGGGCCTCCAGCACCTGCCGGACGGGGTGTTCGCCCCGCTCACGGCCACCACGTACGGCTCGGGCGAGCTGCTGGCCGCCGCCCTGGACGCCGGGGCGAGGTCCATCGTGTTCGGGGTCGGCGGCAGCGCCACCACGGACGGCGGCGCGGGGATGCTCGCCGCGCTCGGGGCCCGCTTCCTGGATGCGGACGGCAAGCCCGTCGGCCCCGGCGGCGGGGGACTGGCCGAGCTGGCCGAGGCCGACCTCTCCGGGCTCGACCCGCGCCTGAAGGACGTCGACCTGGTGCTGGCCAGCGATGTGGACAACCCGCTGACCGGGCCCAAGGGCGCCCCTGAGGTGTACGGGCGGCAGAAGGGCGCGAGCGAGGAGGACATCGCGGTCCTCGACGCGGCCCTGGCGCACTACGCCTCGGTCCTCGGCCCGGAGACGGCGGCCCTGCCGGGCGCCGGAGCGGCCGGAGGCATCGGGTACGGGGCGCTCGTCGCCCTCGGAGCCCGCTTCCGGCCGGGCATCGAGGTCATGCTCGACGTGCTGGGCTTCGCCCCCGCGCTCGCCCGCGCCACGCTGGTCATCACCGGCGAGGGCTCGCTCGACGAGCAGACCCTGCACGGCAAGGCCCCGGCGGGGGTCGCGGCGGCGGCCCGGGAGGCCGGGATCGAGGTCGTCGCGGTCTGCGGGCGGCTCGCCCTCTCCCCGGAGGCCCTGAGCGGGGCGGGCATCGCGCGCGCCTACGCCCTGGCCGAGCTGGAACCGGACCCGGCCGTCTCGATGGCCCAGGCCGGACCGCTGCTGGAACGGGCGGCCGAGTCGATCGCCCGGGACTTCCTGAGCTGAGCGCCGGGGGCTGAGCTGCCTGAGCTGATCTGCCTGAGCTGAGCTGGCGGAGCGGAGTGGGGCCGGGCGTACGGGGACGTACGCCCGGCCCTTTTTCCTGCCGCTGCCGGTACGGGGGTGGGCCGATGCCTCACATGCGCGCTCCGGCGGTGTACGGGTGCGGGCCGAACCCGTACGAGCGCCGACCGATGCCGTACGGGCGGGCGCCGACTCCGTACGAGCGTCGTCCGGACGCGTACGGGCGGCTGCCGGGAGCGTACGGCCGCAGCCCCCCGCCGTACGCCCGCAGCCCATGCCGTACGAGCCCATGCCGCCGCCGTACGAGTCCACGCTGTACGGGCCCTCGCCCCGGCGCCCCCCCGAACCCCTCAGCGGTTCACCCCCCGACCCCCCCGGACCCCCCGACCACCGCAGCGCCTCCAGGGCCAGGACCGTCTCCACCAGCTCGCACGGGTGCGACAGCGAGCGTGAGGTCAGCCGTTCCAGGCGGCGCAGCCGGTTGAACACCGTGTTCCGGTGGCACCGCAGCCGTACCGCCGCCCGGCCCACCGAGCCCCCGCACTCCAGCCACACGTCCAACGTCCCGACCAGCAGCGCCCGTTCCGCCGGGGCCAGCGCCAGCAGCGGGCCGAACACCTCCGTGAGCAGGCGCGTGGAGAGCTCCGGCGCGCTCGCCACCAGGACGGCCGGCCACCGGTCGTCCGCCGCCACGGTCTCCCGCGCCCCCGGGACCCCGGCCGCCTGCCGTTCCTCGGCGGGCCCCCGCCGCTCCCCGGCCCGCGTCTCCCGCCGCATCCCCGCCTCCGTCCGCCGGACCGGCGACCGGTCCCTCCCGCCCGCTGCCGGGACAGCCGACGGCACACCGCCACGGAGGCGGACACCGGGGCCGGTCTCCCGGTGACCGACGAGGATGCCACCGGCCGCGCGGGCGGGAGCCCGGCCGTCGCCGCCTCTGTGCACGTGCACAACGAGGCCCTTCGATCGCTGGTCATCCGCATCGAGTCCGCCCCGCGCCGTGGACGCACGCTCCGGCCGGTGCTGGTCTGTGGCACCACACGACGCCCCCCACGGATGAGCACCACCCACGAGAACGACGCGTGAACACGACCCACGAACACGACAAGGCGGAAGGAGGAGGACGCATGGCAACGCTGGAGATCCGCGGACTGTCCGTGGGATACGGACCGGTCCGGGCCCTGCGCGACATCTCCGTCGATGTGCCGGACGGCGCGATCACCGCCGTGCTCGGCGGCAACGGCGCGGGCAAGACCACGCTGCTGCGGGCCGTGTCGCGGACCCTCGGCTTCCACCGGGGCACGGGCACCGGCACCATCCGGTTCGACGGCCGTCCCCTGGAGGGGCTGCGGCCCGCCCAGGTGGTGGCCGCCGGAGTGGTCCAGGTACCGGAGGGCCGACAGGTCTTCGCCCGGATGACGGTGGCCGACAACCTGCGCGCGGGCGCGCTCGGGGCGCGCGGCGGGCGCACGGAGACGCGAGCCGCCCTGGCCCGGGTGCATGAACTCTTCCCGGTGCTGGCCGACCGCGCCCACCAGCGGGCCGGGCTCCTCTCCGGCGGCGAGCAGCAGATGCTGGCGATGGGCCGCGCCCTGATGGCCGGGCCCCGGCTGCTCCTGCTGGACGAGCCCTCGCTCGGCCTCGCCCCGCTGATGGCGGCCCGGATCGCGGAGACCGTGCAGGAGATCAACGCGAGCGGCACCTCCGTCATGCTGGTCGAGCAGAACGCGGCCATCGCGCTGCGCCTCGCCTCGACGGCGTACGTCCTCGACGTCGGGGAGGTCGCCCTGCACGGGCCCGCCGATGAACTCGCCGCCTCCGACGAGGTGCGCCGCCGCTATCTCGGTGTGGTCGACGAGGAGGCCGCCGCCGACGCCGATGTGGCCTCCCGCGACCGGCGCACCCTGAGCAGGTGGTCCGCGTGACCACCACGGCACCGGCCCCCGTGGACAGCACCACGGCCGCCCTCACCGTCACCGACGTGACCGTGCGCTTCGCCGGGCTCACCGCCCTCGACGCCGTCTCCTTCACCGTCGAACCCGGCAGCGTGCACGCCGTCATCGGACCCAACGGCGCGGGCAAGTCCACCTGCTTCAACGTCCTTTCCGGGGTCTACCGCGCCACCGCCGGGACCGTGCGCCTCGGCACCACCGAGCTGACCGGGCTCGCACCGCACGCGATCGCCGCCCTCGGGGTCGCCCGCACCTTCCAGAACCTGGCGCTCCCGCCGCACGCGACCGTCGCCGACAGCCTGCTGCTGGGCCGCCACCGGCTCACCCGCTCCGGCTTCCTCGCCACCGGCCTGCGGCTGCCGTCCGCCGCCCGCGAGGAGCGGCGCCACCTCGAACGGGTCCGGGAGATCGCCGAATTCATCGGTCTGGAAGGGGCGTTGGAGCGTCCGGCGGGCTCGCTCCCGTACGGGCAGCAGAAGCTCGTCGAGCTCGGCCGCGCGCTGTGCATGGAGCCGAAGGTCCTGCTCCTGGACGAGCCGATCGCGGGCATGACCGCCGACGAGCGTCGTCGTACCGCCGCCGTCGTGGCCGACGTACGCGACAGCCTCGGCATCTCCATCGTGCTGGTCGAGCACGACATGGGGGTGGTGATGAAGCTCGCGGACGCGGTGACCGTACTCGACTTCGGACGCAGGATCGCGGGCGGTACGCCCGCCGAGGTCCAGAACGACCCGGCCGTCGTCCGGGCCTACTTGGGAGCACCTGAATGACCACGTTCGTCGAACTCCTCCTCGGCGGCCTGTCGATCGGTTCGGTCTACGCGCTGATCGCCCTCGGTTTCGTCGTCATCTTCAAGGCCACCGAGGTCGTCAACTTCGCCCACGCCTCCCTGCTGCTGGCGGGCGGCTATGTCACCGCCGTGCTCCACGACGACATCGGGTTCTGGCCCGCGTTGCTCGTCGGGATCGCCGGGGCCGCGACCGTCGGGGCGGCCATCGAGTTCTTCGTGATGCGCCGCTACCGGGGCAGTGACCACAGCGTCCTGGCCATCGTCACCATCGGCGTCGACATCCTCCTCATCACCGAACTCACCCGCCGCATGGGCACGGACGTCCTCGCGCTCGGTGATCCGTGGGGCAACGAGGTGGTCCACATCGGCGGGGTCACCCTCGCCCAGACCCGGATCGCCGCGTTCCTGGCGGCCGGGCTGCTCATCACCGTGTTCCTGCTGGCCTTCCGCTTCACCTCGTGGGGTGTGTCGATGCGGGCCGCCGCCGAGAACCCGCAGACCGCCGCCCTCATGGGCATCAAGCTGGGCCGGGTCTCGCTCGCCGCCTGGGCCGTCGCCGGGGCGCTGGCCGCCGTCGCCGCGCTCTTCCTCACCGTCTTTCCGACCCCCGGACTGGAACGGGCCACCTCGCTCGCCGCGCTCAAGGCGTTCCCCGCCGCGATCCTCGGCGGCCTCGACTCCACCACCGGGGCGCTCGTCGGCGGACTCGTCGTCGGTGTCACCGAGGCGCTCGCCACCGGATATCAGAGCGACCTCGCCTTCCTGGGGCGGGGCATCGGGGATCTGGCGCCCTATCTGGTGATGGTCGCGGTCCTGCTGATCCGGCCGGCCGGACTCTTCGGCACGAAGGAGCTGGCCCGTGTCTGACACCACCGCCACCACGGAGACAGCAACTCCGCCCACCAGCAAAGCTGTTGGCGCACCCAGCTGCACCGAACGGCTGCGCCGGCCGCGTACGTACGCCGTCCTCATCGGCTCCCTGCTGCTCCTCGTCCTCCCCTTCTACCTGGACCGCTTCTGGCTCCAGGCCGGGCTGTTCGCCATGGCGGCGGCGATCGGTGCCATCGGGCTCAACATGCTCACCGGCGCCACCGGCCAACTCTCCATGGGGCACGCCTTCTTCCTCGCCGTGGGCGCGTACGGCTACTGCGTCCTGGCGGGTGAGTCCGGCACCGAGAACGGCCACACCCTGACCGGGCTCGGGCTGCCGACCTGGCTGGCCGCGATCCTCGCCGTGCTCCTCGCGGGGGCTGCCGGAGGGGCGTTCAGCCCGATCGCCGGGCGGCTGCGGGGCGCGTACCTCGGTATCGCCACCCTCGCGCTGATCTTCATCGGGCAGCACGTCCTGTTCAACGCGGGCTCTCTGACCGGTGGTTACAACGGGCGGTCCGTACCGCCGCTCTCCCTCTTCGGGTTCACCTTCGATGACACCGAACTCCTCGTCGCGGCCGTCCCGTTCGGCTCGTCGGAGAAGCTCTGGTACCTGGGCCTGGCCGCCCTCCTGCTCAGCGCCCTGTTCGCCCGGGGCGTGCTGCGGGGCAGGCCGGGCCGGGCGATGAACGCCATCCGCGACCACCGGATCGCGGCGGGCGTGATGGGCGTGCCGGTGGCCCGCTACCGGGCCGGGGTCTTCGTCCTGTCCTCGATGTACGCGGGCCTCGCGGGCGTCCTGCTCGCCCTGGTCTTCCAGCGGACCGTGCCCGAGTACTTCGGCATGATCCTGTCCCTCGAGTACCTCGCCATGATCGTCATCGGCGGGCTCGGCAGCGTCGCGGGAGCCGTCGTCGGCGCCTTCTTCGTCTCCCTGCTCCCGCAGGTGCTCACCCACTACAGCGACTCCCTCCCGCTGGTCTCCGCCCCCGGTACGGGCGGTCTGGCACCGGGGGAGGCGTCCCGCTATCTGTACGGCGCCGCGGTCGTCGCGGTGGTCCTGTTCCTGCCCGGCGGCCTCGCCCGCCTCGGCCTCGCACTTCCGCGCGTCACCCGTCCGAAGAGAACAGGCGTCACCCGTCCGAAGAAGACAGGGGAGAAGAAATGAAACTCAGAGCGCTCACGGCCGTGGTCGCGGCCCTCACCGTCACCCTCGTCGGGTGCAGCGGCAAGGCGACCGGAGGGAAGGACGGCGAGCAGGACGAGGCCGGGATCAGGACCGGCCCCGGGGTCACCTCCTCCACGATCTCGCTCGGTGTCCTCACCGACATGACCGGCGTGTACGCCTCGCTCGGCAAGAGCGTCACCCAGGCCCAGCAGCTCTGGGTGAACCAGATCAACGCCAAGGGCGGCATCTGCGACCGGAAGATCGAACTGACCGTACGGGACCACGGCTACGACCCGCAGAAGGCCGTCGCCGGTTACACCGAGCTGGAGCCGAAGGTGCTCGGCTTCGCCCAGTTCATCGGCTCCCCGTTCGTCGCCGCCGTCGAGCAGCGCATCGACGGCAAGGACAAGGGGCTCGTGCTGCCGCAGGCGTGGTCGGCGAACCTGCTCGGCTCCCCCTCCATCCGCGTCATCGGCGCCACGTACGACATCGAGACCATCAACCTGATCGACCACCTGCTCAAGGAGAAGCGGATCGCCGAGGGCGACAGGATCGGTCATGTGTACTTCGAGGGCGACTACGGCGAGAACGCCCTCACCGGCTCCAAGTACGCCGCGAAGGAAGCCGGGTTGACCGTCGTCGAGCAGAAGATCAAGCCGACCGACAACGACATGACGGCCCAGGTCGCCGCCCTCAAGCAGGCCGGGGTGAAGGCCGTCGTCATCAGCGCCGGCCCGCGCCAGGCGGCCTCGCTCGTCGGCGTCGCGGCGGCCACCGGCTTCAACGTCCCCGTCGTCGGCAACAACTCCGCCTACGCACCGCAGCTGTTGAAGACCCAGGCGGGCCCGGCCCTGCTCAAGGACTACTACATCGCGTCCTCGACCCTGCCCATCGGCGACCCGGGTGACGGCCCGTCACTCCTGCGCAAGGAGTACGCCTCGCAGTACCCGAACGACGTCCTGGACAACGGCGTCGTCGCGGGCTGGACAGCGGCCTCCGTCTTCGGCGAGGCGCTGGACAAGGCGTGTGACGACAAGGACCTCACCCGCGAGGGCATCGGCAGGGCGCTGCTCACGATCAAGGGGTACGGGACGGAGTTCGGGGTCACCCACGACTTCTCCGACCCCACGGCGCCGTCCACCCGGGAGAGCGTCATCATGAAGCCCGACGCCACGGCTCCCGGCGGACTGAAGGTCATCAGCCCGGCGGCGGTCGCCCCGGCGGCGGAGGCGTTCACCGTGAAGTGAGGTGCGTACGGAGGTGGGCGCGCGGCCCCGACCGGTCGCGCGCCCACCCCCGTACAGCCCCGGTACGGTTCCGCCGGTCACACCGGGACGCGGCGGCCCAGGACGGACAGTGCCGCGTGCGCGGCCCGTTCGGCGGCGGCGGGGGCGGTCTTGAACCCCGCCCCGGACCATCCCGCGGCGGCCACCAGACGGGGCGCGCCGGGCAGCGGCCCGAGCAGCGGTCCGTGCGCGCCGTAGAGGTCCACGCCCCACCGCCCGCCCAGCGCGGGGGCCGTGGCCAGCCAGGGCCACCGGCCCCGTACGCCCTTCCTGATGTACGCGATGTCCCGTTCGGCCAGCCGGTCGGCGCCGCCGGGCCGGACATCCCACTCCTGGACCGGGCGGCCGGTGAGGAAGCCGCCGCCGAAGGCCCCGTCCACCTGCGGCCTGCCCCACGCCCCGGTGACCAGGTCGCTGACGGTGGGGACCGGATGCCCGGCGCCGCCGAAGAAGGCGTACCGGATGGTCTTCGTCCGCGGTGGCCCGCCGGGGGGCACATATCCGGCGGGCAGCAGCGCGGGGGTGCCCGCCCCCGCCGCCAGGACGACCACGGCCGCGGTGACGGCCCCGGTGGCGGTGCGCACCACGACGCCGGACGGACCGGCCACCACGGCGCGGACCGCGCCGCCGGGCAGGACCACGGCCCCGTGGGCCAGGGCGGCCCGGCGCTTCACGGCGGCGAAGGCGCGCGGGTCGGCGTAGCCGCCGCCCGGCTCCCAGACCGCCCCGGCCAGGCCCGCCGGGTCGATCTCCGGGTGCAGCGAGCGCAGCCGGTCGAGGTCGAGCAGCTGGGCCGGGATACCGGCCTCGCCCAGTTCGGCGACTCCGGCCGCCGCCTCCGGCAGGTCGTCGGGGCCCAGCAGGACCAGTGAGCCGGTCCGGCGGAACCCCGCCGCCTGCCGTTCGTCGTCCGCCGCGCCCCACAGCAGCTGATGGCTGCGGACCGCCAACGCCCGTGCCTCGGCGTCCGGTTCATAGGCCCGGACCAGGCCGCCGGAGTACCGGGTGGCCGAGGGGCCGCCCGCTTCGGGCTCGGTGGTCGCCACCGCCGCCCCGGCCTCGGCCAGCAGCGCCGCCACGGCCGCCCCGACCGCCCCGCAGCCGACCACCACGGCGTCCAGGTCGCAGGTGCCGGGGTGGGTGGAGAGCGTGCGGCCGTACAGCGGTGGCGCGGTGCCCGGGGCGACGGAGGAGCCCACGGCCGGTGCGGCGTGGCGACCGGCCGGTACGGGGGTGGGTGCGGCCGGGGTGGTGGGGTGACCGCCCGGTACGGGGGTGGGTCCGGCCGGTACGGCGTGGCGACCGGCCGCTGCCGTGGGGTGACCGCCCGTCGTCGGGGCGGGCTCGGCTGGAGCGGGTGCGGCCGGGGTGGCATGGTGACCGGTCCCCGCCGGGGTGAGGACGGCCACCGGGACGGTCTCCCAGCCGCCCCCCGGACCCAGGCCGTCCGGTTCGCCGCCGGGGGTGAAGCGCCGGGCGGTGCGGTCCCGTACGGCGGCCAGCAGCTCCCGGCCCCGTACGTCCGGCCGGTCCGCCAGCGCCGCGCCCAGCGCGCGGAAGGAGTCCTGGACCAGGGCGGCCGGGCCCCCGGCCAGCCGGGCGACCAGCGCCCGACCGGCCGCCGGGCCGAGCAGCTCGGCGAACTCCCCGATGGCGCAGTCGTCCGGGAACAGCAGCGGCCCGGTCCGCCCGGCCGCGACGGCCTGCCGGGCGGTGCGCGCGGCGCCCACATGGGTGCCGCAGACCAGGAGCGCGATGCTCCCGGCCGAGGGGCCCGGCGTCCGGACCACGGCGAGCCCGTCGTCCGGCAGCCCGGTCACGGTGTCGGCGAGGCGCCGCCCGTAATCACTGCCGTCGTCGGTGACGTCCAGCACGGTCCGCCCGGTGGCCAGTACCGCCGCCCGGAGCGCCACCAGCTGGCCGAGGTCGTCCGGGCACCAGCGCAGCGCCCAGCCGTCCGAACCGTCCAGCAGCCCGGGCCTGGTGGACAGCGGGAGGACCGCAGGCAGCCGGGCGTCCCGGTAGCCGGGCAGGGTGTGATACGCCCCCAGGCTGTTGAAGTGGCCGATGACGGCGGCGAGTTCCGGGTCCCGGGCGAGGCGCAGGCCCACCTCGCGGGCGACGGCCGCGTCCCCCCGGTCGTCGTGGAACTCCCAGGCGACCGGGGGAGCAGCGGCCGACGGGGTGACCGGTAAAGCACCCGGCGATGTGCCCGACGAAGCGCCCGGCGACGCACCCGGCGATGCGCCCGACGCACCCGGCGGGGCGAGCGACGAGGCGACCGGTGGCGCGAGCGCTCCCGCCACACCCTCCCGCAGCAACTCGCCCCAGGCCGCGCGCGGTCCGCTGAACGGGCCGACGACGGCGACCCGCGCCCGGCCCTGCTCAGCCACCGAAGACCGGTCCCGGCAGCGGGCCGAGCGGGGCCCCGGCGGGCAGCGGACGCAGCGCGTCGGCGTCCACCGGGCGCCCCTCCGGCAGACCGAGGGCCGCCGACAGCACCGCCGCCGCGTGCGGCATCACGGGGGCGGCCCAGGCCGACAGGGCCGCCGCCGCCGCGAGCTGGGCCGCCAGGGCGGCGCGGTGGGCGTCGCCCTCGTTCGGACGGTCCCGCTCATGGGCGTGGACATGGCCGAAGTCGTCCGCGCACCCGACCACTTCGTCCAGCAGGGCGGTCGCCCGGCGCGGGTCGAAGCCCGCCACACCGAGCGCCTCGCGCAGATCGGTGGCGGTCCGGGTGAGCCGGTCGCGCAGCAGCTCCCAGGCCGGTCCGGCGGGCGGCTGGTCGGGCACCCTACCGTCGCAGTCCTTGCCGATCTGCTCGAACAGCCGCGCCAGCCAGCCGTCCCACCGGTCGGACAGATGCCGCCGCGTCCGTCCCAGGGCCTCCGTGCTGAAGCTCGTCTGGCGGCCGTCGGGCCGGTCGGCCAGCACATGGAAGCGCAGGACGTCGGCGGGGGTGCGCTCCAGCTCCTCGTGCGCCCAGATGGCGTGCCGTCTGCTGGTGGAGAACTTCAGCCCCTCCAGCCGGTAGAACTCGTTGACCACGAACGCCTCGGGCAGCGGCGGCCGGGACGAGTGGGCGAGGAACTGCGCGGGGAACAGCAGCGCGTGGAAGTAGCCGTTGTCGAAGCCGAAGAACTGGACCAGGCCGCCGCCGGGGTGGTCGGCGGGGGCGCCGTACTGCCACAGATACCCCGGCCCCATCTCGAACCAGACGTAGATCCGCTGCTCCTCGAAGCCGGGGACCGTGGTGCGCAGCCCCCAGTCGCCGGGGTGGCTGACGGCGATCTCGGGCAGCCCGGCCGCGAGCATGGTCTCGCACAGGACGCGCAGGTGCGGGGGCATGGCCACCCGCCCCCAGAAGGCGGCGAGGCGGTCGGCGAAGGGGGCGAGCGGGAAGTAGAGCCGCTCGCAGTCGCGGAGCCGGGGCGTCGCCCCGCAGGGGACGCAGACCGGGTCGGAGAGGTCGGCGCAGTCGTTGGGGCGCCCGCAGGGCTCGCAGGCGTTGCCGTTGGAGGACGAGCCGCAGTGCGGGCAGCCGCCCGCCACGTACGCCTCGTACAGCCAGCGCTCGCAGGAGTCGCACCAGGGCAGCGGACGGGTCCGGGCGACGATGTGGCCCTGCTCGTACAGCTCCCGTACGAACCCCTGGACGTACGCGTCGTATCCGGCGTCCTGCCGGGGCAGGCTCAGCGTGTCGAAGTCCACCCCGGCGCGGCGCCAGACGCCGGTGATGGAGGCGCCGTAGCCGTCGGCGACCTCCTCGCCGGTGCGCCCGCCGTCCTTGAGGCCCCGCACCGGGACGTAGCTCTGGTGGTCGTCCAGCCCCGAGGTATAGCGGACGGGGACGCCATCGGCGGCCAGGAAACGGCGCAGCACGTCCCCGGCGATGTAGGGACCGGCCATATGACCCAGGTGCAGATCGCCGTTGGGGGTGGGCGGGGTGGCGGTGATCCAGGTCGCGGCGCTCATGCCCGTACCTCCGTGGTGTCGCCGGGGCGGGGCTCGCGCAGGGGCCAGTAGAAGGAGACCCAGGTGCACGGCCCGTCGAGCGGGTTGCGCACCACGTGTTCCTTGTTGCGGGGCAGGACGATCATCTCTCCGGCCCCGAACTCCGCCGTCTCGCCGTCGAGTTCGATGGTCCCCCCGCCGGAGAGCACGATCATGATCTCGTCCTGGTCATGGAGGTCGGGGTCGGAGGCGGCCCCGGCGGGCAGGAAGCAGGCCATCGCGCCGACCGGGGGCTCGGGCTGGTCGCCGGCCCACGGGATCAGGCGCTGGCAGGCCATGCCGAACTCCGGGACCGCGCTTGCCTCTTCGATGCGGAATTTCGTAATCATGATTCCTCGTTCGCGAGGGGCGGCGGAAAATGCCGTACGGGGCCGGGAAC carries:
- a CDS encoding glycerate kinase, whose amino-acid sequence is METARVLVAADKFKGSLTAVQVAERVTAGLRRVVPGLEVETLPVADGGDGTVAAAVAAGFERREARVTGPLGDPVTAAYALRGTTAVVEMAEASGLQHLPDGVFAPLTATTYGSGELLAAALDAGARSIVFGVGGSATTDGGAGMLAALGARFLDADGKPVGPGGGGLAELAEADLSGLDPRLKDVDLVLASDVDNPLTGPKGAPEVYGRQKGASEEDIAVLDAALAHYASVLGPETAALPGAGAAGGIGYGALVALGARFRPGIEVMLDVLGFAPALARATLVITGEGSLDEQTLHGKAPAGVAAAAREAGIEVVAVCGRLALSPEALSGAGIARAYALAELEPDPAVSMAQAGPLLERAAESIARDFLS
- a CDS encoding ABC transporter — its product is MKLRALTAVVAALTVTLVGCSGKATGGKDGEQDEAGIRTGPGVTSSTISLGVLTDMTGVYASLGKSVTQAQQLWVNQINAKGGICDRKIELTVRDHGYDPQKAVAGYTELEPKVLGFAQFIGSPFVAAVEQRIDGKDKGLVLPQAWSANLLGSPSIRVIGATYDIETINLIDHLLKEKRIAEGDRIGHVYFEGDYGENALTGSKYAAKEAGLTVVEQKIKPTDNDMTAQVAALKQAGVKAVVISAGPRQAASLVGVAAATGFNVPVVGNNSAYAPQLLKTQAGPALLKDYYIASSTLPIGDPGDGPSLLRKEYASQYPNDVLDNGVVAGWTAASVFGEALDKACDDKDLTREGIGRALLTIKGYGTEFGVTHDFSDPTAPSTRESVIMKPDATAPGGLKVISPAAVAPAAEAFTVK
- a CDS encoding methionine--tRNA ligase yields the protein MSAATWITATPPTPNGDLHLGHMAGPYIAGDVLRRFLAADGVPVRYTSGLDDHQSYVPVRGLKDGGRTGEEVADGYGASITGVWRRAGVDFDTLSLPRQDAGYDAYVQGFVRELYEQGHIVARTRPLPWCDSCERWLYEAYVAGGCPHCGSSSNGNACEPCGRPNDCADLSDPVCVPCGATPRLRDCERLYFPLAPFADRLAAFWGRVAMPPHLRVLCETMLAAGLPEIAVSHPGDWGLRTTVPGFEEQRIYVWFEMGPGYLWQYGAPADHPGGGLVQFFGFDNGYFHALLFPAQFLAHSSRPPLPEAFVVNEFYRLEGLKFSTSRRHAIWAHEELERTPADVLRFHVLADRPDGRQTSFSTEALGRTRRHLSDRWDGWLARLFEQIGKDCDGRVPDQPPAGPAWELLRDRLTRTATDLREALGVAGFDPRRATALLDEVVGCADDFGHVHAHERDRPNEGDAHRAALAAQLAAAAALSAWAAPVMPHAAAVLSAALGLPEGRPVDADALRPLPAGAPLGPLPGPVFGG
- a CDS encoding branched-chain amino acid ABC transporter permease — translated: MSDTTATTETATPPTSKAVGAPSCTERLRRPRTYAVLIGSLLLLVLPFYLDRFWLQAGLFAMAAAIGAIGLNMLTGATGQLSMGHAFFLAVGAYGYCVLAGESGTENGHTLTGLGLPTWLAAILAVLLAGAAGGAFSPIAGRLRGAYLGIATLALIFIGQHVLFNAGSLTGGYNGRSVPPLSLFGFTFDDTELLVAAVPFGSSEKLWYLGLAALLLSALFARGVLRGRPGRAMNAIRDHRIAAGVMGVPVARYRAGVFVLSSMYAGLAGVLLALVFQRTVPEYFGMILSLEYLAMIVIGGLGSVAGAVVGAFFVSLLPQVLTHYSDSLPLVSAPGTGGLAPGEASRYLYGAAVVAVVLFLPGGLARLGLALPRVTRPKRTGVTRPKKTGEKK
- a CDS encoding branched-chain amino acid ABC transporter permease, producing MTTFVELLLGGLSIGSVYALIALGFVVIFKATEVVNFAHASLLLAGGYVTAVLHDDIGFWPALLVGIAGAATVGAAIEFFVMRRYRGSDHSVLAIVTIGVDILLITELTRRMGTDVLALGDPWGNEVVHIGGVTLAQTRIAAFLAAGLLITVFLLAFRFTSWGVSMRAAAENPQTAALMGIKLGRVSLAAWAVAGALAAVAALFLTVFPTPGLERATSLAALKAFPAAILGGLDSTTGALVGGLVVGVTEALATGYQSDLAFLGRGIGDLAPYLVMVAVLLIRPAGLFGTKELARV
- a CDS encoding ABC transporter ATP-binding protein, translating into MATLEIRGLSVGYGPVRALRDISVDVPDGAITAVLGGNGAGKTTLLRAVSRTLGFHRGTGTGTIRFDGRPLEGLRPAQVVAAGVVQVPEGRQVFARMTVADNLRAGALGARGGRTETRAALARVHELFPVLADRAHQRAGLLSGGEQQMLAMGRALMAGPRLLLLDEPSLGLAPLMAARIAETVQEINASGTSVMLVEQNAAIALRLASTAYVLDVGEVALHGPADELAASDEVRRRYLGVVDEEAAADADVASRDRRTLSRWSA
- a CDS encoding ABC transporter ATP-binding protein, which translates into the protein MTTTAPAPVDSTTAALTVTDVTVRFAGLTALDAVSFTVEPGSVHAVIGPNGAGKSTCFNVLSGVYRATAGTVRLGTTELTGLAPHAIAALGVARTFQNLALPPHATVADSLLLGRHRLTRSGFLATGLRLPSAAREERRHLERVREIAEFIGLEGALERPAGSLPYGQQKLVELGRALCMEPKVLLLDEPIAGMTADERRRTAAVVADVRDSLGISIVLVEHDMGVVMKLADAVTVLDFGRRIAGGTPAEVQNDPAVVRAYLGAPE